From the genome of Pelobacter propionicus DSM 2379, one region includes:
- a CDS encoding nitrous oxide-stimulated promoter family protein yields the protein METMTKRQKKDIRLLTGFVRLYCAGHHGETSRVDVRLPADLGTVPLCGECGQLLSYAVSKRLSCPLEGEKPSCKRCRIHCYGDRERQKIRQVMAWAGKRMIMSGRLAYLWHYLF from the coding sequence ATGGAAACGATGACGAAGCGACAGAAGAAGGATATCAGGCTGCTGACAGGGTTTGTACGGCTCTACTGCGCGGGGCATCACGGCGAGACCAGCCGGGTCGACGTCAGGCTTCCCGCAGATCTGGGGACGGTGCCGCTCTGCGGCGAGTGCGGCCAGCTGTTGTCATACGCCGTTTCGAAACGCCTGTCATGTCCCCTGGAGGGGGAAAAGCCGAGCTGTAAGCGCTGCCGGATCCATTGCTACGGTGACCGGGAACGGCAAAAAATCCGCCAGGTCATGGCCTGGGCGGGGAAGAGGATGATCATGTCCGGCAGACTGGCCTATCTCTGGCACTATCTCTTCTGA
- a CDS encoding ATP-binding protein: MLRKIVKIDQEKCNGCGQCVPSCAEGAIRIVNGKAVLAADNLCDGLGACLGDCPLGAITVEEREADEFDEAAVERHLKAQGRDIAPHQKAQASQASPGHHHHGGGCPGSRAMSFSRPTGESTDQPKGSRQSQLGQWPVQLSLVSTSAPYFQGADLLITADCVPVAYAGYHEDFLKGKAVVMGCPKLDDNGFYQQKLTELFIKSDIRSITVLKMEVPCCGGIALATRQALAASGKQIPYREVVITLQGEVKE; encoded by the coding sequence ATGCTCAGAAAAATCGTCAAGATCGATCAGGAAAAATGCAACGGCTGCGGACAGTGCGTACCATCCTGCGCCGAGGGGGCGATACGTATTGTAAACGGCAAGGCGGTTCTGGCCGCCGATAACCTGTGCGATGGCCTGGGAGCCTGCCTGGGTGATTGCCCCTTGGGCGCCATCACCGTCGAGGAGCGCGAGGCCGACGAGTTCGATGAAGCGGCCGTGGAGCGGCACCTGAAGGCCCAGGGAAGAGACATTGCGCCCCATCAGAAGGCTCAGGCATCGCAAGCGTCCCCCGGTCATCATCACCATGGCGGTGGCTGCCCCGGTTCACGGGCCATGAGTTTCAGTCGTCCCACGGGGGAGTCGACGGATCAGCCTAAGGGGAGTCGCCAGAGCCAGTTGGGGCAATGGCCGGTACAGCTCAGCCTGGTGTCCACCAGCGCCCCCTATTTCCAGGGCGCTGACCTGCTAATTACCGCTGACTGCGTTCCGGTGGCCTATGCCGGGTATCACGAGGATTTTCTGAAGGGGAAGGCGGTTGTCATGGGCTGCCCCAAGCTGGATGACAATGGCTTCTATCAGCAGAAGCTGACCGAACTGTTCATCAAATCGGACATCAGGAGTATCACCGTGCTGAAGATGGAGGTCCCCTGCTGCGGCGGCATCGCCTTGGCCACCCGTCAGGCACTGGCCGCCTCGGGCAAGCAGATCCCCTATCGCGAGGTCGTCATCACCCTGCAGGGTGAGGTGAAGGAATAG
- a CDS encoding O-acetyl-ADP-ribose deacetylase translates to MTTIEIIQTDITTLAVDAIVNAANSTLLGGGGVDGAIHRAAGPDLVQECATLGGCPTGEAKITKGYLLPARHVIHTVGPVWHGGGKGEPKLLESAYRTCFRVARQHNLASIAFPAISAGIYGYPMADAAMIALTVAREEAEKGGLQRIIFVPFSSQAEKVYRDVAASLGIQPA, encoded by the coding sequence ATGACAACCATCGAGATCATTCAGACCGATATCACCACCCTGGCGGTGGATGCCATCGTCAATGCGGCTAACAGCACCCTGCTGGGGGGGGGAGGGGTTGACGGCGCCATCCACCGTGCAGCCGGTCCGGATCTGGTGCAGGAGTGCGCCACTCTGGGGGGCTGTCCCACCGGTGAGGCCAAGATCACCAAGGGGTACCTGCTCCCGGCCCGGCATGTCATCCACACGGTCGGCCCGGTCTGGCACGGCGGAGGGAAGGGAGAGCCGAAACTCCTGGAGAGCGCCTACCGCACCTGCTTCCGGGTGGCCCGCCAGCACAACCTGGCCAGCATCGCCTTCCCGGCCATCAGCGCCGGCATCTACGGCTATCCCATGGCCGACGCCGCCATGATCGCCCTCACCGTGGCCAGGGAGGAGGCGGAAAAGGGAGGTCTGCAGCGGATCATCTTCGTCCCCTTCAGCAGCCAGGCGGAGAAGGTCTACCGGGATGTTGCCGCCAGTTTGGGGATCCAGCCCGCGTAG
- a CDS encoding type I restriction endonuclease translates to MPDFKDRITRHSEHVKNAGPHCSTEETTKQALILPLLDVLGFSPYDPTKVKAEYGANLPTIKANERVDYALFVDDNPVMYIEAKSCPDRLTNHTGQLARYFNATPDVFVAAITNGREWRFFSDQKHSNIMDTTPFLTVDFENIADSDIEKLERFRYGRFNPDGMRTFAEEQTLQDSFTTTIEGCLRDPDADFVRFIACRSDACGRLTPKQIETYTPIVKKSLAEAISKVVVGGLNVPIARQIPSPPLDSPQCDSPNGDIIDPNNPKIVTTEAERRVLEIVQAILEGQADPDEIIGKDTETYFSVCYQGKNNRWLLRYYGNRGTPFAMFNIPMTQERTGQAKRAGLEVRSNNGISLTKPEHLMKLSNMFFDALEYCKDDENFRKKNGSNTADEASE, encoded by the coding sequence ATGCCAGACTTCAAAGATAGAATCACTCGCCACTCTGAACACGTCAAAAACGCCGGACCGCATTGTTCGACAGAAGAAACAACGAAACAGGCTTTAATCTTACCCCTCCTTGATGTCCTTGGCTTTAGCCCTTACGACCCCACAAAAGTCAAAGCTGAATATGGCGCCAACCTCCCGACCATCAAAGCCAACGAACGGGTCGATTACGCCCTTTTCGTGGATGACAACCCCGTCATGTACATTGAGGCTAAATCCTGCCCTGATAGACTCACCAACCACACAGGACAACTGGCCAGATACTTCAACGCGACCCCCGATGTTTTCGTTGCCGCCATCACCAATGGCAGGGAATGGCGTTTCTTTAGCGACCAGAAGCACAGCAATATCATGGATACCACGCCGTTCCTGACGGTTGATTTCGAAAACATCGCTGATAGCGATATCGAAAAACTCGAACGGTTCCGCTACGGGAGGTTCAACCCCGACGGCATGCGCACTTTTGCCGAAGAGCAGACACTACAGGACAGTTTCACCACAACTATCGAGGGCTGCTTGCGCGATCCAGACGCCGATTTCGTGCGGTTTATAGCATGCAGATCAGATGCATGCGGAAGGTTGACCCCCAAGCAGATCGAGACCTATACCCCGATCGTTAAAAAATCCCTGGCTGAGGCTATCAGCAAAGTCGTTGTAGGAGGCCTCAACGTACCCATCGCCCGCCAGATCCCATCACCGCCACTCGATTCTCCGCAATGTGATAGCCCAAACGGAGACATCATTGACCCGAACAACCCCAAAATAGTCACCACCGAAGCGGAGCGCAGGGTGCTGGAGATTGTTCAGGCGATACTTGAAGGCCAGGCTGACCCAGATGAAATTATTGGCAAAGATACTGAAACCTATTTCTCAGTCTGTTATCAGGGTAAGAATAACCGCTGGCTGCTGCGTTACTACGGCAACAGGGGTACACCCTTCGCCATGTTCAACATCCCCATGACTCAGGAGCGCACCGGTCAGGCCAAACGAGCGGGGCTTGAGGTAAGGTCTAACAACGGCATCTCCCTTACCAAACCGGAACACTTGATGAAACTGTCGAATATGTTTTTTGACGCACTTGAATACTGCAAAGATGACGAAAATTTCAGAAAGAAAAACGGGTCAAATACTGCAGACGAAGCGAGTGAATAG
- a CDS encoding ABC-F family ATP-binding cassette domain-containing protein → MDQVCSRVAEVWNHAISDYHCSYSRYLVQRDERISALREAKRIQDEEVEKIEDFIRRFRYQANKASLVQSRIKQLEKIERIVIPPERKRIRFHFPDAPKSGRVVMELKKLTKAFGNHTVLDRVDLVIEKGERVALVGHNGAGKSTLMSVLAGAEYQGGQCIAGHNLAMDYFAQDQASVLDSTRSVYEEIYSDAPYEMVPRLRDILGAFLFSGDDINKKVGVLSGGERNRLALAKMLLRPSNLLLMDEPTNHLDLFSKEVLLDALRSFDGTVVFVSHDRYFVNGLATRVVEVEGGRLIDYFGDYEYYLEKKEGTERSATPAPPSRNNGGETGTASVEPEPLPVFEKAERLKDREEQKRLKREGEKRQKQLGEVEKQISRVESDIARLEEEMAGPGFFDDPERGKEAGERHAALNGELEQLYQAWEELSG, encoded by the coding sequence ATGGACCAGGTTTGCAGCCGGGTGGCCGAGGTCTGGAACCACGCCATCAGCGACTACCACTGCAGCTATTCGCGCTATCTGGTCCAGCGCGATGAGCGCATTTCGGCCCTGCGGGAGGCCAAGCGCATCCAGGACGAGGAGGTGGAGAAGATCGAGGATTTTATCCGCCGCTTCCGCTACCAGGCCAACAAGGCCTCGCTGGTGCAGTCGCGCATCAAGCAACTGGAAAAGATCGAGCGCATCGTCATCCCGCCGGAGCGCAAACGGATCCGCTTCCACTTCCCCGATGCGCCCAAGAGCGGCAGGGTCGTCATGGAACTGAAGAAGCTGACCAAGGCCTTTGGCAACCACACCGTGCTGGACCGCGTCGATCTGGTGATCGAAAAGGGGGAGCGGGTCGCCCTGGTGGGGCATAACGGCGCGGGCAAATCCACGCTCATGTCCGTTTTAGCCGGCGCGGAGTATCAGGGGGGGCAGTGCATCGCCGGCCATAACCTGGCCATGGACTACTTTGCCCAGGACCAGGCCAGCGTGCTGGATTCCACCCGCAGCGTTTATGAGGAGATCTACAGTGACGCCCCCTACGAGATGGTTCCCCGGCTGCGGGATATCCTGGGTGCCTTCCTCTTTTCCGGCGACGACATCAACAAGAAGGTGGGAGTGCTGTCCGGCGGGGAGCGCAACCGCCTGGCCCTGGCCAAGATGCTGCTGCGCCCTTCCAACCTGCTGCTGATGGACGAACCGACCAACCACCTGGACCTGTTCAGCAAGGAGGTGCTGCTGGACGCCCTGCGCTCCTTTGACGGAACGGTAGTCTTCGTCTCTCACGACCGCTACTTCGTCAATGGCCTTGCCACCCGCGTCGTGGAGGTGGAGGGGGGCCGGCTGATCGATTACTTCGGCGATTACGAGTACTATCTGGAAAAGAAGGAAGGAACGGAGCGCTCTGCTACTCCGGCGCCCCCTTCACGGAACAACGGCGGCGAAACAGGAACAGCCTCGGTGGAACCGGAGCCCCTGCCGGTTTTCGAGAAGGCGGAGCGGCTGAAAGACCGCGAGGAGCAGAAACGGCTCAAGCGCGAGGGAGAGAAACGGCAGAAACAGCTGGGCGAGGTCGAAAAGCAGATCAGCCGTGTCGAATCAGACATCGCCCGTCTGGAAGAGGAAATGGCCGGCCCCGGCTTCTTCGACGATCCTGAACGGGGCAAGGAGGCCGGCGAGCGCCACGCCGCCCTGAACGGGGAACTGGAGCAGCTCTACCAGGCCTGGGAGGAGCTGTCGGGGTAG